A region of Staphylococcus sp. IVB6181 DNA encodes the following proteins:
- the hemW gene encoding radical SAM family heme chaperone HemW produces MKVESAYIHIPFCVRICTYCDFNKYFIHNQPVDDYLDCLIEEFKTANNRNLKTMFVGGGTPTALSNKQLERLLQAINTHFNISNEYTFEANPDELTPSKIKLLKDYGVNRISMGVQTFDQDLLKVLGRTHQTNDIYNAVDLANQYNIDSISLDLMYHLPGQTIEQFEKSLDIALSMDINHISSYGLILEPKTQFYNLYRKGKLKLPNEDLGEEMYQLLLSKINQSSMHQYEISNFSQIGHESEHNKVYWKNEGYYGFGAGASGYVNGVRYSNVNPVNHYIKKIQNNERPILHQTTPTRNEQMEEQMFLGLRMNQGVDKTVFKEKFQTDINQVYEKALTDLSKKELIINDENHVALTDRGKVIGNEVFEAFLID; encoded by the coding sequence ATGAAAGTAGAAAGTGCATATATTCATATCCCTTTTTGTGTCAGAATTTGTACTTACTGTGATTTCAATAAATATTTCATTCATAATCAACCTGTCGATGACTATTTAGACTGCTTGATTGAAGAGTTTAAAACTGCCAATAATAGAAATTTGAAAACGATGTTTGTCGGAGGCGGTACACCCACAGCTTTAAGTAATAAACAATTAGAAAGATTGCTGCAAGCCATCAATACACATTTTAATATCTCAAATGAATATACGTTTGAAGCGAACCCTGATGAACTTACACCTTCAAAAATCAAATTATTAAAGGATTATGGTGTCAATAGAATATCGATGGGGGTACAGACGTTTGATCAAGATTTATTAAAAGTACTTGGACGTACACATCAAACAAACGATATTTATAATGCTGTGGATTTGGCAAATCAATACAACATTGATTCAATCAGTTTAGATTTAATGTATCATTTGCCAGGTCAAACGATAGAGCAGTTTGAAAAAAGCTTGGATATTGCACTGTCCATGGATATCAATCACATTTCAAGCTATGGTTTAATTTTGGAACCTAAGACTCAATTTTATAACCTATATCGTAAAGGAAAATTAAAATTACCCAATGAAGACTTAGGTGAAGAAATGTATCAATTGCTTCTGAGTAAAATTAATCAATCTTCAATGCATCAATATGAAATTTCAAACTTCAGTCAGATCGGCCATGAATCTGAACATAATAAAGTATATTGGAAAAACGAAGGGTATTACGGCTTTGGTGCAGGCGCCAGCGGTTACGTGAATGGGGTAAGATATTCGAATGTTAATCCAGTCAATCACTACATTAAGAAAATACAAAATAATGAACGCCCAATACTTCATCAGACAACACCAACGCGTAATGAACAAATGGAAGAGCAAATGTTTTTAGGTTTACGTATGAATCAAGGCGTAGATAAAACAGTTTTCAAAGAAAAATTCCAAACTGATATCAATCAAGTTTATGAGAAAGCATTAACAGATTTAAGCAAAAAAGAACTGATTATTAATGATGAGAATCATGTTGCTTTAACCGACAGAGGGAAAGTAATCGGCAATGAAGTCTTCGAAGCATTTCTTATTGATTAA